In a genomic window of Apteryx mantelli isolate bAptMan1 chromosome 2, bAptMan1.hap1, whole genome shotgun sequence:
- the ATPSCKMT gene encoding ATP synthase subunit C lysine N-methyltransferase isoform X1 encodes MSKVPQSKSPPSEVPVSSEDSSRGRSWGLLITGGVGGTLVALYAVITPFVMPALRKVCLPFVPATSTQIENVLKMLQNRSGSLVDIGSGDGRIVIAAAKRGFKAVGYELNPWLVWYSRYRAWRDGVHQNTKFYISDLWKVSFSHYTNVVVFGVPQMMLQLEKKLEEELKGNARIIACRFPFPCWIPDYTTGEGIDTVWAYDLKTSNGCEAKCLERTPRTEY; translated from the exons ATGTCGAAAGTGCCACAGAGCAAGAGCCCCCCATCAGAGGTGCCTGTGAGCTCTGAGGACAGCTCGAGAGGAAGGAGCTGGGGGCTGTTGATCACCGGTGGTGTTGGTGGGACCTTGGTGGCCTTGTATGCTGTCATCACCCCGTTTGTAATGCCAGCGCTGAGAAAAGTTTGCCTGCCTTTTGTTCCTGCAACTTCAACTCAGATTGAAAATGTTCTGAAAATGTTACAAAACAGAAGTGGCTCTCTGGTTGACATTGGTAGTGGGGATGGCCGTATT GTGATAGCTGCTGCAAAAAGGGGATTCAAAGCTGTTGGTTATGAATTAAATCCCTGGTTAGTCTGGTACTCCAGATATCGTGCCTGGAGAGATGGGGTACATCAGAACACCAAATTTTATATTTCAGACTTATGGAAG GTTTCTTTCTCCCATTACACGAATGTTGTTGTTTTTGGGGTACCTCAAATG ATGCTACAGTTGGAGAAGAAGCTAGAAGAAGAACTTAAGGGTAATGCCAGAATCATTGCCTGTCGTTTTCCTTTCCCTTGCTGGATCCCAGATTATACTACTGGAGAGGGAATAGACACTGTGTGGGCCTATGATTTGAAAACTTCTAATGGATGTGAAGCAAAATGCTTGGAAAGGACACCAAGGACAGAATACTGA
- the ATPSCKMT gene encoding ATP synthase subunit C lysine N-methyltransferase isoform X2 encodes MSKVPQSKSPPSEVPVSSEDSSRGRSWGLLITGGVGGTLVALYAVITPFVMPALRKVCLPFVPATSTQIENVLKMLQNRSGSLVDIGSGDGRIVIAAAKRGFKAVGYELNPWLVWYSRYRAWRDGVHQNTKFYISDLWKVSFSHYTNVVVFGVPQMCCFFPSEGRCFCGMKWVKSFM; translated from the exons ATGTCGAAAGTGCCACAGAGCAAGAGCCCCCCATCAGAGGTGCCTGTGAGCTCTGAGGACAGCTCGAGAGGAAGGAGCTGGGGGCTGTTGATCACCGGTGGTGTTGGTGGGACCTTGGTGGCCTTGTATGCTGTCATCACCCCGTTTGTAATGCCAGCGCTGAGAAAAGTTTGCCTGCCTTTTGTTCCTGCAACTTCAACTCAGATTGAAAATGTTCTGAAAATGTTACAAAACAGAAGTGGCTCTCTGGTTGACATTGGTAGTGGGGATGGCCGTATT GTGATAGCTGCTGCAAAAAGGGGATTCAAAGCTGTTGGTTATGAATTAAATCCCTGGTTAGTCTGGTACTCCAGATATCGTGCCTGGAGAGATGGGGTACATCAGAACACCAAATTTTATATTTCAGACTTATGGAAG GTTTCTTTCTCCCATTACACGAATGTTGTTGTTTTTGGGGTACCTCAAATG TGTTGCTTCTTTCCATCTGAAGGCAGATGTTTTTGTGGGATGAAATGGGTGAAGAGCTTTATGTGA